A single window of Chloroflexota bacterium DNA harbors:
- a CDS encoding aminopeptidase P family protein — translation MNDQRLARTRRQLAAKGIDALALVPGPNMIYLAGLSLHLSERPSVLIVRTDGGMGIIAPSLEAPRVAQTLGPAVQVFAWADEEGHEGAFAKACAAMGLANSTLAIEYLQMRAIEVKAFESHAPGVKLVALEQKFPAFRAIKDADEIAATKRAVAIMETALHKAMQAIKPGVTEREIAAVYRAAAAEAGSEGMPFSPIVASGPNAANPHSVVSDRQIQPGDLVIIDCGTLYGGYVADITRTFAVGAISAEAERIYNTVLEANRAGVRRAAPDVACGDVDRAARDVIAKAGYGPYFIHRTGHGLGMETHEPPYMVGGNPMPLEAGMIFTVEPGIYIEGQVGVRIEDDVVCTENGVEVLTTFERGLIRL, via the coding sequence ATGAATGACCAACGCCTGGCGCGCACGCGCCGCCAACTGGCCGCCAAGGGCATCGACGCGCTCGCGCTCGTGCCCGGCCCGAACATGATCTACCTCGCCGGCCTGTCGCTGCACCTGAGCGAGCGCCCGTCGGTGCTTATCGTGCGAACTGATGGCGGCATGGGCATCATCGCGCCGTCGCTCGAAGCGCCGCGCGTCGCGCAGACGCTCGGCCCCGCCGTGCAGGTCTTCGCCTGGGCCGACGAGGAGGGGCACGAGGGCGCGTTCGCCAAAGCGTGCGCCGCCATGGGCCTCGCCAACAGTACGCTCGCCATTGAGTATCTCCAGATGCGCGCCATCGAGGTCAAGGCGTTCGAGTCGCACGCGCCCGGCGTCAAACTCGTTGCGCTTGAGCAGAAGTTCCCGGCCTTCCGGGCGATCAAGGACGCCGACGAGATCGCCGCGACCAAACGCGCCGTGGCGATCATGGAAACCGCCCTGCACAAGGCGATGCAGGCGATCAAGCCGGGCGTGACCGAGCGCGAGATCGCGGCGGTCTACCGCGCCGCGGCGGCCGAGGCCGGCAGCGAGGGGATGCCGTTCAGCCCGATCGTCGCCTCCGGCCCCAACGCCGCTAACCCGCATTCCGTCGTCAGCGACCGGCAAATCCAGCCGGGCGACCTGGTCATCATCGACTGTGGCACGTTGTACGGCGGGTACGTGGCCGACATCACGCGCACCTTCGCCGTCGGGGCGATCAGCGCCGAGGCCGAGCGCATCTACAACACCGTGCTGGAGGCGAACCGCGCCGGGGTGCGCCGCGCAGCGCCCGATGTGGCCTGCGGCGACGTGGATCGCGCCGCGCGCGACGTGATTGCCAAAGCCGGCTATGGCCCGTACTTCATCCACCGCACCGGGCATGGCCTCGGCATGGAGACGCACGAGCCGCCGTACATGGTCGGCGGCAACCCGATGCCGCTGGAAGCGGGCATGATCTTCACCGTCGAGCCGGGCATCTACATCGAAGGCCAGGTCGGCGTGCGAATCGAGGACGACGTCGTCTGCACCGAAAACGGCGTCGAGGTGCTGACGACGTTCGAGCGGGGGCTGATTCGCCTGTGA